In Corylus avellana chromosome ca2, CavTom2PMs-1.0, the following proteins share a genomic window:
- the LOC132173121 gene encoding LOW QUALITY PROTEIN: purple acid phosphatase 5 (The sequence of the model RefSeq protein was modified relative to this genomic sequence to represent the inferred CDS: inserted 1 base in 1 codon; substituted 1 base at 1 genomic stop codon), whose product MALPARDFCKYIPQYKWLEKEFTMVNRAETPWLIVLLHSPLYNSNNYHYIGESMRVQFESWFFXNKVDIVFSGHVHAYERTVRISNIKYNITNGLSTPVKDPSSPIYITIGDGGNVEGIANSFTYPQPSYSAFQEASFXHAVLEIKNRTHAQYTWHCNQDSNAVAADSLWLHNRYNYPEEEA is encoded by the exons GTAAATACATTCCTCAATACAAATGGCTTGAAAAGGAGTTCACCATGGTTAACCGAGCTGAGACGCCATGGCTTATTGTTCTTCTTCACTCACCATTGTATAACAGTAACAACTACCACTATATAGGGGAAAGCATGAGAGTGCAGTTTGAATCctggtttttttaaaacaaagtgGATATTGTGTTTTCTGGTCATGTTCATGCCTATGAAAGAACTGTAAG AATATCAAATATTAAGTACAACATAACAAATGGACTGAGCACTCCAGTAAAGGACCCTTCTTCACCAATATACATTACCATTGGTGATGGTGGTAATGTTGAAGGCATTGCCAACAG TTTTACTTATCCACAACCAAGTTATTCCGCATTTCAAGAAGCAAGTT GGCACGCGGTTCTCGAGATTAAAAATCGGACTCATGCCCAATATACTTGGCACTGTAACCAGGATAGCAATGCAGTTGCTGCAGATTCTCTTTGGTTGCATAATAGGTACAATTATCCTGAAGAAGAAGCATAA